The Candidatus Hydrogenedens sp. genome includes a region encoding these proteins:
- a CDS encoding RidA family protein gives MLKEPINSKKGPPAIGPYSHVVKVGNLLFVSGQGPFSRDGSGPIKGTFEEQVEYTLENLKLILNDCGCDLSDVVKVTVFLTDMSLFPDFNKIYSKYFSSNYPARSCVGVSQLPAGIPVEIDAIVVCKE, from the coding sequence ATGTTAAAAGAGCCTATTAATTCAAAAAAAGGTCCTCCTGCGATAGGGCCTTATTCGCATGTAGTAAAGGTTGGTAATTTATTATTTGTCTCTGGACAAGGACCATTTAGTAGAGATGGTTCTGGTCCAATTAAAGGTACTTTTGAGGAACAGGTAGAGTATACGTTAGAAAATTTAAAGCTAATCTTAAATGATTGTGGTTGTGATTTGTCAGATGTTGTGAAAGTAACCGTTTTTTTGACAGATATGAGTCTTTTCCCAGATTTTAATAAAATCTATAGTAAATATTTTTCATCGAATTATCCTGCCCGTTCGTGTGTTGGTGTTAGCCAGTTACCTGCTGGAATACCTGTTGAAATTGATGCGATTGTTGTTTGTAAGGAATAA
- a CDS encoding tetratricopeptide repeat protein translates to MVFNWKLKCIYTILFLGIPLFQAYSIEAMELNNQGVEAYNRHDYEKAITLLYQALSLEPNSKVVRKNLTNSLQALADEKAKKNEYREAINLVNDALKVDNNNFLAHLQLGAFLLNTGQLADAIRHLETSIRLKPGYLDAHELLGEAYYRDNDILSARTQWEYVLQVDPKRKELKERYEKACREEVVEKSFNRTVSQSRHFKLTYPKEITYQIRSQVLSVLERAYLEIGRKFGGVFPQGPIQVILYDVEQFNAVVQLGQTVGGVYDGKIRIPVINNKGNILPDDEIKRRIYHEYVHVVMYELLKDKVPWWVNEGLAETLSREFTEREKKILLDTINNNNGLISYKNLEKVTINDVFASDAKMSIAYTQSHAVINMLWNKYGQGRFLNFIQALKQSENTEEALRTTYHIDYQGLTRSVIQYIQR, encoded by the coding sequence ATGGTTTTTAATTGGAAGTTAAAATGTATCTATACCATTTTGTTTTTGGGGATACCATTATTCCAAGCCTACTCTATAGAGGCTATGGAATTAAATAATCAAGGAGTAGAGGCATATAACCGACATGATTATGAAAAAGCAATAACATTGTTATATCAGGCATTATCTTTGGAACCTAATAGTAAGGTTGTAAGAAAGAATTTGACTAATTCTTTACAAGCGTTGGCAGATGAAAAGGCGAAGAAGAATGAATATCGCGAGGCAATAAATTTAGTAAATGATGCTTTGAAAGTAGATAATAATAACTTTCTTGCTCATCTTCAATTAGGTGCTTTTTTGTTGAATACAGGGCAATTGGCTGATGCAATTCGACATCTTGAAACATCCATTAGGTTAAAGCCAGGTTATTTGGATGCCCATGAATTACTTGGTGAGGCGTATTACAGAGACAATGATATTTTGTCAGCACGAACTCAGTGGGAATATGTTTTGCAAGTTGACCCTAAACGGAAAGAATTAAAAGAAAGATACGAAAAAGCATGTAGGGAAGAGGTAGTTGAAAAATCATTTAATAGAACTGTATCACAATCACGGCACTTTAAATTAACTTATCCGAAGGAGATAACATACCAAATTCGTTCACAGGTGCTATCTGTGTTAGAAAGAGCCTATTTAGAAATAGGTAGAAAATTTGGAGGTGTATTTCCACAAGGACCCATTCAGGTAATATTATATGATGTTGAACAGTTCAATGCTGTTGTTCAGTTAGGGCAGACAGTAGGTGGTGTTTATGATGGTAAAATACGCATCCCTGTTATCAACAATAAAGGGAATATCTTGCCTGATGATGAAATTAAACGAAGAATTTATCATGAGTATGTTCATGTGGTGATGTATGAATTGTTAAAAGATAAAGTTCCATGGTGGGTTAATGAAGGTTTGGCAGAGACTCTTTCTCGAGAATTTACAGAACGAGAAAAGAAGATATTACTGGATACTATTAACAATAATAACGGATTAATATCATATAAGAATCTTGAAAAAGTAACTATTAATGATGTTTTTGCATCTGATGCAAAAATGTCAATTGCTTATACACAATCTCACGCTGTAATAAATATGTTATGGAATAAATATGGTCAGGGGAGGTTCCTCAATTTTATTCAAGCACTAAAACAAAGTGAGAATACCGAAGAAGCATTAAGAACTACCTATCATATTGATTATCAGGGATTAACAAGAAGTGTCATCCAATATATTCAAAGATAA